The proteins below come from a single Methyloprofundus sedimenti genomic window:
- a CDS encoding arylesterase, which translates to MLKVILVGVLFFCSTLTQAKSIVVLGDSISASYGFEVQHGWVALMAKQLASSHPDYTVHNASISGDTTAGGLARLPQILTRYQPEILILELGANDGLRGLSLKNMQQNLTAIIEQAKKSGAKVLLLTMRIPSNYGKRYTDMFYTSYEKIAKKSNITLVPFILEGVALDKSQIQRDGLHPNEIAQTVIANNIVPYLLPLL; encoded by the coding sequence ATGCTTAAAGTTATTTTAGTGGGAGTTTTATTTTTTTGTTCTACGCTGACACAGGCAAAGTCAATTGTAGTCTTAGGAGATAGTATCAGTGCTAGCTATGGATTTGAAGTACAACATGGCTGGGTTGCTTTAATGGCCAAGCAATTGGCATCCAGTCATCCTGATTATACAGTGCATAATGCAAGTATTAGTGGTGATACTACCGCCGGAGGACTAGCACGTTTACCGCAAATACTAACCCGATATCAACCCGAGATACTCATACTTGAACTTGGTGCGAACGATGGGTTAAGAGGTTTGTCTTTAAAGAACATGCAACAAAATTTAACTGCCATAATTGAACAGGCAAAAAAATCGGGTGCAAAAGTTTTACTACTAACTATGCGTATACCCAGTAATTATGGAAAACGCTACACTGACATGTTTTATACCAGCTATGAAAAAATAGCTAAAAAAAGCAATATTACTTTAGTACCCTTTATTCTCGAAGGTGTTGCTTTAGATAAATCTCAAATACAGCGCGATGGCTTACATCCTAATGAAATCGCACAAACTGTTATTGCAAATAATATAGTGCCTTATCTGTTGCCATTGTTGTAA
- a CDS encoding ABC transporter ATP-binding protein, translating to MNSQIDKYKSSIINVDNLCKTVSSNNSDLTILSSVSFKIKAAESVAIIGASGSGKSTLLSLLAGLDVASSGSIEILGQSIGKFDEDGRAALRNQLIGFVFQSFQLLPNLTALENVMLPLELTGNKNAKKLAADLLDRVGLSQRLTHTPNQLSGGEQQRVALARAFVTRPKILFADEPTGNLDSTTGEYIIDLLFELNRENQTTLILVTHDQRLAEHCDRIIELKAGCII from the coding sequence ATGAACTCCCAAATAGATAAATATAAATCAAGCATCATTAATGTTGATAACTTGTGTAAAACAGTATCCAGTAATAATAGCGATTTGACTATCTTGTCATCAGTTAGCTTTAAAATCAAAGCCGCAGAAAGTGTAGCGATTATTGGTGCTTCAGGATCTGGGAAATCTACTTTACTGAGTTTATTGGCAGGCCTGGATGTTGCCAGCTCCGGTTCAATAGAAATACTGGGTCAATCAATTGGTAAATTTGATGAAGATGGTCGCGCAGCTTTACGTAATCAATTGATTGGTTTTGTATTTCAATCTTTTCAATTATTACCCAATCTTACTGCATTAGAAAATGTCATGTTGCCGCTAGAATTAACGGGTAATAAAAATGCAAAAAAATTGGCGGCTGATTTGTTAGATCGAGTTGGATTAAGCCAGAGATTAACACATACACCAAATCAACTGTCTGGTGGAGAACAGCAACGCGTTGCTTTAGCGCGCGCATTTGTGACTCGACCTAAAATTTTATTTGCGGATGAACCGACTGGCAACCTGGATAGCACAACAGGTGAATATATTATCGATTTACTATTTGAATTAAATCGAGAAAATCAGACGACTTTAATATTGGTGACACATGATCAGCGATTAGCAGAACATTGTGATCGCATCATTGAATTAAAAGCAGGGTGTATTATATGA